DNA from Rhizobacter sp. J219:
CGCGACCGCCTCGCACACCTGCATGAAGAGCCTGAGCCGCGCCTCGATGCCGAGCTTGCGGGCGTCGCACCAGTGGTCGATGCGTTCGCCGGGCACGTATTCGAGCACCAGGTAGCGTGTGCCGTCGGGGGCGAGGCCGGCGTCGAGCAGTTGGGCGATGTGCGGGTGCGTGAGCTTGGCGAGGAACTCGCCTTCGCGGGCGAAGCGCGCCTGCGCCTGGGCGTCGAGTCGCGTCGCGTGCAGCAGCTTCACCGCGGCCCGGCCGCTGTAGAGCCCGTCGCTGCGGGTGGCCAGCCACACCTGGCCCATGCCGCCGGCACCGATGGGCTCGCGCAGCTCCCAGGCGCCGAGGCGCGTGCCCGCGGTGTGTGACGCGGCCGGCGTGTCGCCCGGCAGCGACGCGGCCTCGGCGAGGAAATCCCGCGCCTCGGCGGCCCGGTCGGCCTCGATCATCGCGACGAGGCGTGGGTAGAGCGCCGGGTGTTCGGCCTCGATGCGGCGCAGCTCGGCATCGCGCACCGCCTCGTCGGCATCGGCCCAGCGGTCGAACAAGGCCAGCACTTCGCGCCAGGCTTGGGTGGTCGGCGCGGTGACGGTCATGTCGAGCCTCAGGCGCTGAGGTAGTCGAACAGGAAGGCGCGTGCGCGACGCCAGTCGCGTTTGAGCGTGGGCACCGACAGCTCCATCACCTCGGCGATCTCTTCCATCGTCATGCCGGCGAAGTAACGCATCTCGACCAGCTTGTGGCCACGCACGTCGACCCGCTCCAGCGCCTGCAGTGCTTCGTCGACCGACAGCGCATCGGGCTGGTTCGGCAGCTCTTCGAATGCGGCGGTGCTGAGCGTGACGTCGGCCACGCCGCCGCCGCGCTTTTGCGCTGCGCGCTCGCGCACGTGGTCGACGATCACGCTGCGCATCACGGTGCTCGCATAGGCAAAGAACTGGCGCCGGCTCCCGCCGGCCGGCCCATCGCCGCAGCGCAGCCAGGCCTCGTGGACGATGGACGACGGGTCGAGCGTGATGGGGCCTGATTTGGCGAGGTGGCTGCGCGCCAGGCGCTTGAGATCGGCGTAGAGCAGCGTGAACAGGCGATCGCGCGCCGTGGCGTCGCCCGCCTGGCTTTGCTCCAGCAACAGAGTGATCTCGCTCATGGTGCGGGCGATTCTAGGCAGGTGGGGCGGTCACCCATTCCACCCCCTCGAATCGGTGAGAGCCGTTTGCGCACCGGGCTGCGTCTGTACATGCAGGAGCCCTTGTCGGGTATCCGCTTTCCCTAAGGGAGCTTCCGCTTTTTTAGGTGTCCTTTACCAACAGGAGTGAGTGTCATGAGTGAAACAGGTGTCGGTGTGTTTGAAGGCCTTTCGGATCCGAAGCTGGATTACCTGGCCAAGCGCGTTGCGAACACGGCCCGGCTGGCGACCTATCGTGTGATCGCGAAGGCGGGCGACCCGTCGAAGGTGGTTGCGCCAGCTGACAAATCGTCGATTGAAGCGATCGTACTTTCGCGATTCCGTGCGCAGCCTGCCGTCAAGCAACAGCGGGCCGTGCAGAAGGCAAAGGCGTTCATGGCTTCGCCTCTCGCTTCACGCAAGCGCAAGTTCGGCGAACTCGCCAGCATTGACCTTCACAGTACGAAGTCCATCCACGAAATGGCGCGCACGATCCCGATTCCCGCTGGAATGCGCCTCGATGCAGCGCATCTGAAGCGCCTTGCGGCCGACCCGAGTCTTTTCATCGAAGGCTTCAAGCAGCCCGACGCTGACGGTGGATTCACCCCACAGGCAGATTTCGACAATCTCAGGCTGCGCATTCGCAAGGTGAAATGCAACGATGAAACGGATGGCTTTTTTGGCTCGGAGTCGGGTGATGACGAGATCAGCATGGGTGGCGTCAAGGTCGACGAAACAGGTGACGTCCACAAGCTGGAAGCGTTCAATGTCGGCAATAGCTTCGAAGACGGCGACTCAAAGACCTACAACCCGCCCAAGAAGTTTGCATCGTTCAATCTGCGCGAGGGAAACAAGTGGCCGAAGACCTACTACGTCTCCATGGTGCTTGCTGAGCGAGACAACGGTGGCCTGCCAAGCTATCTGAGCGATCTCTTCAAATACACCGAAGACAAGGTTTCCGAGCTGGTCGAGCAGTTTGGCGTATCAGCCTTGGGCCCTGAGCTGGGAAAGATCGCTGGGGCCATTGCAGTGGCGGCGTTTCAATCCTTGGTCGAGTTCTTCACGGAGATCTGGGAGGACGATATTTTCCCGGTGGTCACTGCCTACGCGAATATCAAGTCTTTGAACCATGTGTTCGCGAGCGGAACGCGCACAAGCTCTGAAAAGAGCAAGTGGGTCAAAGCGCATGGCGGCAAATACACCATCTATTTCGATTGGCAGGTTTACGAGGGCTGATGGTGCGCGCAGCATCGCGAAAAATCATGGATGCTGCGCGTCTTTGCCGCGCGTTCGCACGCGCCGTTGATCGACAAAGATCGACAGGGGCGCGGCACACACCCAACGTTGCCACGTTTGATCACGCCTGGTTTTCCAGCGGTGGCGGTGCGTCTTTGATCGGGCTGGTCGACGGCTCGATTGATCGGCGGTCCCCTGATCTGGTGGGGGCCGACATCGTGACGCGCGACTTTGTCGGATGTGAAGATGTTTGCGCCGACACCGCCATCCATGGCACGAACATGGCAACGCTGTTAGTGGGGCAAGGGCACCAATACCTGCAAGGGGTTGTGCCGCGTTCTCGGCTGCTGGCCGCACGCGTGGTCGGGCCCACAGACATGGCCACTCCTGCGCGCATTGCGGCTGGGATCGATTGGTTGGTTGTGGAGGGCGTCCGCCTGGTCGCTCTTCCGTTGGGGTCCGAAATCGACTCCACCATCGTTGCCTCTGCCATCGTGCGTGGCCACAAAGCGGGAGTGCGCTTTTTTGCCGCGTCTGGCAACGGCTCTGGAACCGTGCTCTTTCCCGCGCGCCACCCGTGCGTCATGGCGGTCGGCCCAGCCGATGATCGTGGCAGGCTGCTGCCTCAAGCGCGGCGCGACCCACACCTCGATCTGCTCGCACCGGGATGGCAGATCCCCGGCCTTTTGACCACGAATGGGCGCGGCTCGGGCAGCGGGTCGTCGATTGCATGCGTGATGGCCACCGGGATGGCGGCGCTGCAGCTGGAGGAACGCTGATGGCTTTTCAGGGGGCGTGGGCCGGTTGTCCCGGATAATCCGCGGTTTCCGGTTCCACCAGCGAGTAGCTTCCCCATGGCCCAGTACGTCTTCACCATGAACCGCGTCGGCAAGATCGTTCCGCCGAAGCGTCAGATCCTCAAGAACATCTCGCTCAGCTTCTTCCCCGGCGCCAAGATCGGCATGCTGGGCCTGAACGGCTCGGGCAAGTCGACCCTGCTCAAGATCATGGCCGGCGTCGACAAGGACATCGAGGGCGAAGCCACCCCGATGCCCGGCATCAAGATCGGCTACCTGCCGCAGGAACCGCAGCTCAACCCCGACCAGACCGTGCGCGAGGCGGTGGAAGAGGGCATCGGCGGCGTGCTGGCCGCCAAGGCCCGCCTGGAGCAGGTCTACGCCGAATACGCCGACGAGAACGCCGACTTCGACAAGCTGGCCGCCGAGCAGGCCGAGCTTCGAAGCCATCATCGCCGCCGCCGGCAGCGAAAACACCGACCTGCAGCTCGAGCTGGCCGCCGACGCGCTGCGCCTGCCGCCCTGGGACGCGAGCATCGGCAAGCTCTCCGGCGGTGAGAAGCGGCGCGTGGCCCTGTGTCGCCTGCTGCTCTCCAAGCCCGACATGCTGCTGCTCGACGAACCCACCAACCACCTCGACGCCGAATCCGTCGACTGGCTCGAGCAGTTCCTGCAGCGCTTCCCCGGCACCGTGGTGGCCATCACCCACGATCGCTACTTCCTCGACAACGCCGCCGAGTGGATTCTCGAACTCGACCGCGGATCGGGCATCCCCTGGAAGGGCAACTACTCCACCTGGCTCGACCAGAAGGAGCAACGCCTGGAGCAGGAGCAAAAGAGCGAAGACGCCCGCATGAAGGCGATGAAGAAGGAACTGGAGTGGGTGCGCCAGAACCCGAAGGGCCGCCAGGCCAAGAGCAAGGCGCGTCTGGCCCGCTTCGAGGAACTTTCCGACGTCGACTACCAGAAGCGCAACGAGACCAACGAAATCTTCATCCCGGTGGGCGAGCGCCTGGGCCATGAAGTGCTCGAGTTCGAGAACGTCACCAAGAGCTTCGGCGACCGCGTGCTGATCGACAACCTGAGCTTCAAGGTGCCGGCTGGCGCCATCGTCGGCATCATCGGCCCCAACGGCGCGGGTAAATCGACGCTCTTCCGCATGATCTCGGGGCAGGAGAAGCCCGACAGCGGCACGGTGAAGATCGGCCCGACGGCCAAGCTCGCCTTCGTGGACCAGAGCCGCGAATCGCTCAGCGCCGACAAGACCGTGTGGGAAGACGTCTCGGGCGGCCTCGACAACATCGTCGTCGGCAAGTTCGTGATGCCCTCGCGTGCGTATATCGGCCGCTTCAACTTCAAGGGCAACGACCAGCAGAAGCTCGTCGGCTCGCTCTCGGGCGGTGAGCGTGGCCGCCTGCACCTGGCCAAGACCCTGGCCCAGGGCGGCAACGTGCTGATGCTCGACGAACCGTCGAACGACCTCGACGTCGAAACCCTGCGTGCGCTGGAAGACGCGCTGCTCGAATTCGCCGGCTCGGTGATGGTCATCTCGCACGACCGCTGGTTCCTCGACCGCATCGCCACCCACATCCTCGCCTGCGAAGGTGATTCGAAGTGGGTCTTCTTCGACGGCAACTACCAGGAGTACGAGGCCGACAAGAAGAAGCGCCTCGGCGAAGAAGGCGCGCGGCCCAAGCGGGTGCGCTTCAAGGCGCTCAAATAAGCAGGCGCCTTGTCGATCTGAGCGGGTTTCGTTCGTCGTAGAGGCATGAACGAAACCCAAACCCCCGCCCGAGCCGGCCCACGCGAGTGGACCGGCCTCGCTGTCATAGCCCTGCCGTGCTTCGTGTACGCGATGGACATGACGGTGCTCAACCTGGCCCTGCCGGCCATCAGCCGAGAGCTGCGGCCGACCGCGTCGCAGCTGCTGTGGATCATCGACATCTACGGCTTTCTCGTCGCCGGCTTCCTGATCACCATGGGCACGCTCGGCGACCGCATCGGGCGGCGCAAGCTGCTGCTGATCGGCGCGGTGGCCTTTGCGGCGGCCTCGCTGGTGGCGGCCTTCTCGACCAGCCCGCAGATGCTGATCGCCATGCGGGCGCTGCTGGGCCTGGCGGGTGCGACGGTCGCGCCGTCGACGATGTCCCTCATCCGCAACATGTTCCACGACGAGCACCAGCGCCAGTTCGCCATCGGTGTGTGGATCGCGAGTTTTTCGCTCGGGGCGGCGATCGGGCCGCTGGTGGGTGGCGCGCTGCTCGAGTTCTTCTGGTGGGGCTCGGTGTTTCTCGTGGCCGTGCCGGTGATGGTGCTGCTGCTTCTCGTCGGCCCGAAACTGCTGCCCGAGTACAAGGACCCGAACGCCGGCCGCATCGACCTTGCAAGCGTGGCGCTGTGCCTGGCCGCGGTGCTGCCCACCGTCTACGGCTTCAAGCAGATCGCCGAACACGGCTTTGCCGGTGCCCAAGCCGCCTGGCCGTGGCTGGCGGTGGGTGTCCTCTGCGGCGTGTTCTTCGTGCGCCGGCAGAACCGGCTCGACTACCCGCTGCTGGACATGTCGCTCTTTCGCAGCGCCGCCTTCAGCGCGGCGATCACGGCGTACGGCCTGTCGGCGCTCGCGATGTTCGGCGTGTTCATCTTCATCTCGCAGTACCTGCAACTGGTGCAGGGCCTGTCGCCGCTGCAGGCGGGCATCGCCACCGTGCCGGGCGCGCTCGGCTTCGTGGCGGGTTCGATGTTCACCCCGCGCCTGGCGCGCCATGTGGCGCCGGCGACCGTGCTCGTGTGGGGCCTGGTGGCGGCGGCCGCAGGGTTCGGGTTCATCTTCTTTTCCGGTGCGCAGCACGGCCTTGCGTGGCTGATCGTCGGCAACGTGGTGATGAGCCTCGGCATGGCACCGGTCTTCACGCTCGGCAACGAGATGATCATCACCGCCGCGCCGCCCGAGCGGGCCGGCGCGGCCTCGGCCGTGGCGGAGACGGCGGCGGAGTTCAGCGGCGCGATGGGCATCGCGTTCTTCGGCAGTCTTGGCACGTTGGTCTACCGCACCGCGCTGGCCGATCTGCTGCCGCCCGGCCTGCCGGCGGATGCGGCAGCCACCGCCGCGACGACGCTCGGGGCGGCGATGGCCGCCGCACAGGCGCTGCCCGAGGCGCTGGGCCAGGCGCTGCTGTCGGGTGCCACCGAGGCGTTCGACCGCGTGATGCAGGTCAACGCCATCATCGGCGGTGCGATCGTGCTGGCCGCGAGCGCGATGGCGGCGCGCATCCTGCGGCGACGCGAGGGCTGACGGTTCCGGACTGATGGTTCTGGGGGGATGGCGCGCTTGACGCCTCCCGGCCGCCGGCTCGACCATGCGGGCTCCCGCAGGGACACGAGGAGACGCCATGGCCACGACGCGGTCCACGAAGAAGACTCCGCAGAAAACCCAGAAGAAGGCGACAGCGAAGCCACCGCCCACGCAGCTCTTCCTGCGCGTCGCCCGGCCCGACCCGCCCGATGCGCGTGACCGGCCGTTCCGGCCGCAGGTCGGTATCGCACCGGCCGCGACGCTCTTCCCCCGGCTGGCCTGCCGGTCAAGAACCAGGGCGACACCAACGCCTGCACCGGCTTCAGCCTTGCGCTCGTGGTCGAGCACCTGCTGCGCAGCTCGGGCCGCGAGAAGACGCCGGCCATCTCGTCGTTCATGCTGTACTCGATGGCGCGCCGCTACGACGAGTTTCCAGGCTCGGTGCAGGACAAGGGCTCCAGCCTGCGCGGCGCGCTCAAGGGCTGGTTCAAGCATGGTGCCTGCCGCGAGGCCTTGTTCGACGACCTGGCCATGCCCCCGGCCAGCCAGAAGATCGAGGACGACTGGTGGTTCGACGCGGTCAAGCGCCCGCTCGGCGCCTACTACCGCATCGACACCCGCTCGCTTTCAGACATGCACGCCGCGCTCAACGAGGTGGGCATCCTCTACGCGAGCGCCGGTTGCCACGCCGGCTGGGACGACGGCCTGAAGCAGCCGCTGATGGCACGCCGCCCGACCTCGTTCAAGACCGTGTGGGAGATCCCGGTCAAGGGCGGGCAGGCCGACCACCCCGGCCATGCGTTTGCGATCGTCGGCTACAACGAACGCGGCTTCCTGATCCAGAACTCCTGGGGCCGGCGGTGGGGCTCGCACGGCTATGGCCTGCTCACCTACGACGATTGGCTGCGCAACGCGATGGACTGCTGGGTGGCGCAGCTGGGCGTGGTCACGCGCGACCACACCGAGATCTCACGCAGCATCACGCTGCGCAC
Protein-coding regions in this window:
- a CDS encoding ECF-type sigma factor; the protein is MSEITLLLEQSQAGDATARDRLFTLLYADLKRLARSHLAKSGPITLDPSSIVHEAWLRCGDGPAGGSRRQFFAYASTVMRSVIVDHVRERAAQKRGGGVADVTLSTAAFEELPNQPDALSVDEALQALERVDVRGHKLVEMRYFAGMTMEEIAEVMELSVPTLKRDWRRARAFLFDYLSA
- a CDS encoding S8 family serine peptidase, which encodes MVRAASRKIMDAARLCRAFARAVDRQRSTGARHTPNVATFDHAWFSSGGGASLIGLVDGSIDRRSPDLVGADIVTRDFVGCEDVCADTAIHGTNMATLLVGQGHQYLQGVVPRSRLLAARVVGPTDMATPARIAAGIDWLVVEGVRLVALPLGSEIDSTIVASAIVRGHKAGVRFFAASGNGSGTVLFPARHPCVMAVGPADDRGRLLPQARRDPHLDLLAPGWQIPGLLTTNGRGSGSGSSIACVMATGMAALQLEER
- a CDS encoding MFS transporter; this translates as MNETQTPARAGPREWTGLAVIALPCFVYAMDMTVLNLALPAISRELRPTASQLLWIIDIYGFLVAGFLITMGTLGDRIGRRKLLLIGAVAFAAASLVAAFSTSPQMLIAMRALLGLAGATVAPSTMSLIRNMFHDEHQRQFAIGVWIASFSLGAAIGPLVGGALLEFFWWGSVFLVAVPVMVLLLLVGPKLLPEYKDPNAGRIDLASVALCLAAVLPTVYGFKQIAEHGFAGAQAAWPWLAVGVLCGVFFVRRQNRLDYPLLDMSLFRSAAFSAAITAYGLSALAMFGVFIFISQYLQLVQGLSPLQAGIATVPGALGFVAGSMFTPRLARHVAPATVLVWGLVAAAAGFGFIFFSGAQHGLAWLIVGNVVMSLGMAPVFTLGNEMIITAAPPERAGAASAVAETAAEFSGAMGIAFFGSLGTLVYRTALADLLPPGLPADAAATAATTLGAAMAAAQALPEALGQALLSGATEAFDRVMQVNAIIGGAIVLAASAMAARILRRREG